A segment of the Streptomyces sp. P9-A2 genome:
TGGCCGTGTCGGACAGCGTGCTGGCCGGGGCCGGGACGCGGATGCGGGGTCACGAGTTCCACCGCACCGTCGTCGAGCCCGGCGCGGGGGACGCGCCCGCGTGGGGTGTGCGGGCACCGGCACCACGCGTCGAAGGCTTCGTGCGGCGCGGTGTGCACGCCAGCTATCTGCATACGCACTGGGCGGGCGGGCCCGGTGTGGCCCGCCGGTTCGTGGAGCGGTGCCGGACCTCATGAGCGGCGGCGGGACGCGTGGCCGCGCGCGGAGGGCCACCGAGGTGCCGGCCGCCGTGCCGGTGGTGACCTCGGCGGCCGGTGCCGTGGGTCCGGGCGCCGGTCCACGGCTGCCGGACCTGCCGGTGGAGGGCGACGTGGCCGCCGTGTCGCGCGCCCTGCCGGCCGGCGAGGCGGTGGCGCTGTGTGCCGACGTGGCCTGGCCGCTGCCGCAGCCGGTGCCACCGGTGCCGGTGCCACCGGTGCCGGTCGTCGGCGAGGAGGCGTACACGCTCCGCCTCACGGACCGTCCGGTCGGGCCGCGCGCGGGGGAGGCCGTCATCGGGCCGCCGTCCCTCATCGTCGGGGTCGGCGCCTCGAAGGGTGTTCCGGTCGACGAGTTGCTCGCCCTGATCGGGGCGGCCCTGCGCGATGCCGGGCTGTCTGCCGCGTCACTCGCCCATCTGGCCACCGGGGACGCGAAGGCCGAGGAGCCCGGCATCGTGGAGGCGGCCCGGCGGCTGGGTGTGCCCCTGGTGGTCCACGGCGCCGGGGAACTGGCGCGGGTCGAGGTGCCCCACCCGTCCGACGCGGCGCTGGCCGCCGTCGGCACCCCGTCGGTCGCGGAGGCCGCCGCGCTGGTGGGCGGGGGCGAACTCCTCGTACCCAAGCGCAGGTCGGAGCGTGCGGACGGGCAGCCCGCGAGGGCGACCTGCGCCGTCGTACGGCGGCCGGCGACGCCGGTGAGCGGCGTACCGGACGCCTCGCGGCCGGACGACGACGGACCCGACCGGCCCAAACCCGAACACACCCACACCCACACGCACACGCATCCCATGGGAGCTGAACCGGAGGGCAGCATGCACGACCTGCGACACCACGGGGACGCCGAGGTCCGGGACGACGGCTCCGCGCTGGTCGACCTCGCCGTGAACGTCCGCTCGGGCACTCCCCCGGCGTGGCTGCGCGAGCACATCGCCGGGTCGGTGGCCGGCCTCGCCGCCTACCCGGACGGGCGGGCGGCGCGGGCCGCGGTGGCGGCGCGGCACGGGCTGCCGGTGGAGCGGGTGCTGCTGACGGCGGGGGCGGCGGAGGCGTTCGTGCTGCTGGCGCGGGCGCTGAAGGTGCGTCGGCCGGTGGTGGTGCATCCGCAGTTCACCGAGCCGGAGGCGGCGCTGCGGGACGCGGGGCACACGGTCGACCGGGTGCTGCTGCGGGAGGAGGACGGTTTCCGGCTGGACCCCGGCGCGGTTCCCGAGGCCGCGGACCTGGTGGTGATCGGCAACCCGACGAACCCGACGTCCGTACTGCACCCGGCCGCCGACATCGCCCGGCTCGCCCGGCCGGGCCGGACCCTGGTCGTGGACGAGGCGTTCCTGGACGCGGTGCCGGGCGAGCGGGAGGCACTGGCCGGACGGACGGACGTGCCGGGCCTGGTGGTCCTGCGCAGTCTCACCAAGACGTGGGGCCTGGCGGGGTTGCGCATCGGGTACGTCCTGGCCGGGCCGGAGACGATCGGGCTGCTGACGCGGGCGCAGCCCCTGTGGCCGGTGTCCACGCCCGCGCTGGCGGCGGCGGAGGCGTGCGTGGGGCCCAGGGCCCTGGCGGAGGCGGACGGGGCGGCCCGCCGCACCGCCGCGGACCGCTCCCGTCTCCTCACCGGCCTCGCGGAGTTCGCCGACCGTGGAGTACGGGCCGTGGAAGGCGCCGAGGGCCCCTTCGTCCTCCTTCGGCTCCCGCACGCGGCGGCCGTACGGGAGCGCCTGCGCACACTCGGTTTCGCGGTACGGCGCGGGGACACCTTCCCGGGCCTCGACCAGCGCTGGCTGCGCGTCGCGGTACGCGACCGCGGGACGACGGACGCGTTCCTGGAGGCGCTGGGCCGGGCCCTGGACGCAGACTGAGCCGAGCCGCACACGGCGACCGGCCGCCCCGGCCCGGCCATCGGCGGGTCGGCCGTCGGCGGGTCGATACGAGAACACCGGTCCTCGGGGCGGTCCGGATGCGCGGCGCGGCGGGAACCGGGCCACCGGCGACGCCGGGCCCGGCGGTGGGAACGCCGGCCCCGGGCCGCTGATGCCGTCGCGGCCGCCGGTGTCAGGTACTGCGTCCACGACGGCGCCGGTGTCAGGTGCGGCGGCCCCTGCGGGACAGCAGGACCGCCGCGCCGCCCGCCGCGAGAAGGGCGAGGGCGCCGCCCGCGACGTACGGAGTCGTCGCGTCGCCGCCCGTCTCGGCCAGGCCTCCCTGGGCCGGTGCCGCCTGTTCGGCCCGCGCACCCTGGGGCTTGACCTCGGTGCCGGTGCCGGTGTCGCTGTCGCTGTCCGCCGGCGGCACGGCCGCGTCGGCCCGCTCCTCCTGCTCCGGACCCTGTTGCCGTTCCGGCTCCTGCCGCGCCCCGGGAGCGCCGTGCGCGGGGGCCGCGTCGGTGCCCGGGGCCTCGCAGGTGGCCTCGGCGAGGGTGACGGTGCCGTTGACCTCGGCAACGTTCAACTTCAGCGGGTCGACGGACACCTTGAGCAGCAGCGCGGTGGCGGCGGCCGTGCGGGAGGTGGTCTCCGTCTTCGACAGGTCCAGGCGGACCTCGCCGACGCCCGGCACCTTGACCTCGGTGGGGCCGGAGGCGGTCAGTTCGGTGCGCTTGCCGAGCACCGTCACCGTGCCGGGCAGGGTGACGGAGGCGAGCGGGGTACGGCCGGTCTCGCAGACGGCCTTGGAGGTGACCGTCTCGAGCTCGACGAGCGACAGCAGGGGAAGTCCGGGCAGATGGATCCGGGCCTTGGCGAGGGTGGTGGAGGCCTCGGCCCTGTTCCCCTCGACCGTCGCCTTCGCGTCGGCCACCTCCGCGCGCAGCACGCTGAAGGGCTTGCCCCTGTCGACGCCCTCCAGGTCCGCGGTGAGGGCGGTCCTGCGCGCGCTCTGCGGCGCGTGGACCTCGTTGAGGGAGACCGTGAGCGGGACGTTCACGGTCTTGTCGAGC
Coding sequences within it:
- the cobC gene encoding Rv2231c family pyridoxal phosphate-dependent protein CobC codes for the protein MPDLMSGGGTRGRARRATEVPAAVPVVTSAAGAVGPGAGPRLPDLPVEGDVAAVSRALPAGEAVALCADVAWPLPQPVPPVPVPPVPVVGEEAYTLRLTDRPVGPRAGEAVIGPPSLIVGVGASKGVPVDELLALIGAALRDAGLSAASLAHLATGDAKAEEPGIVEAARRLGVPLVVHGAGELARVEVPHPSDAALAAVGTPSVAEAAALVGGGELLVPKRRSERADGQPARATCAVVRRPATPVSGVPDASRPDDDGPDRPKPEHTHTHTHTHPMGAEPEGSMHDLRHHGDAEVRDDGSALVDLAVNVRSGTPPAWLREHIAGSVAGLAAYPDGRAARAAVAARHGLPVERVLLTAGAAEAFVLLARALKVRRPVVVHPQFTEPEAALRDAGHTVDRVLLREEDGFRLDPGAVPEAADLVVIGNPTNPTSVLHPAADIARLARPGRTLVVDEAFLDAVPGEREALAGRTDVPGLVVLRSLTKTWGLAGLRIGYVLAGPETIGLLTRAQPLWPVSTPALAAAEACVGPRALAEADGAARRTAADRSRLLTGLAEFADRGVRAVEGAEGPFVLLRLPHAAAVRERLRTLGFAVRRGDTFPGLDQRWLRVAVRDRGTTDAFLEALGRALDAD
- a CDS encoding SCO1860 family LAETG-anchored protein is translated as MNSTNFRMPARRWAVVATATLLAAGPAALAGAGTAQATGEEGGASAVVLRTGLDVALLDKTVNVPLTVSLNEVHAPQSARRTALTADLEGVDRGKPFSVLRAEVADAKATVEGNRAEASTTLAKARIHLPGLPLLSLVELETVTSKAVCETGRTPLASVTLPGTVTVLGKRTELTASGPTEVKVPGVGEVRLDLSKTETTSRTAAATALLLKVSVDPLKLNVAEVNGTVTLAEATCEAPGTDAAPAHGAPGARQEPERQQGPEQEERADAAVPPADSDSDTGTGTEVKPQGARAEQAAPAQGGLAETGGDATTPYVAGGALALLAAGGAAVLLSRRGRRT